A genome region from Erigeron canadensis isolate Cc75 chromosome 3, C_canadensis_v1, whole genome shotgun sequence includes the following:
- the LOC122591356 gene encoding delta(12) fatty acid desaturase DES8.11: protein MGAGGRMSDQSEGKNILERVPIDPPFTLSDLKKAIPAHCFERSVLRSSYYVVHDLIITYVFYFLANTYIPLLPAPLAYLAWPVYWFCQASILTGLWVIGHECGHHAFSEYQWIDDTVGFILHSALFTPYFSWKYSHRNHHANTNSLDNDEVYIPKRKSKVRIYSKVLNNPPGRVFTLVFRLTLGFPLYLLTNISGKKYGRFANHFDPLSPIFTDRERIQVVISDIGILAVIYAVKLLVAAKGAAWVTCMYAIPVIGVHVFFVLITYLHHTHLSLPHYDSTEWNWIRGALSTIDRDFGFLNRVFHDVTHTHVLHHLISYIPHYHAKEARDAIKPVLGEFYKIDRTPIFKAMYREAKECIYIEPDEDSEHKGTYWYHKM, encoded by the coding sequence ATGGGTGCAGGTGGTCGGATGTCGGATCAATCTGAGGGTAAGAATATCCTCGAGCGTGTCCCAATTGATCCTCCGTTCACATTAAGTGATCTAAAGAAAGCAATCCCTGCTCATTGCTTCGAAAGATCTGTCCTCCGTTCATCCTACTATGTTGTTCATGATCTCATCATTACCTACGTCTTCTACTTCCTTGCCAACACATATATTCCTCTTTTGCCTGCCCCTCTAGCTTACTTGGCTTGGCCGGTTTACTGGTTTTGCCAAGCTAGCATCCTAACCGGTTTATGGGTCATTGGTCATGAATGTGGTCACCATGCCTTTAGTGAGTACCAATGGATCGATGACACCGTTGGATTCATCCTCCATTCTGCTCTCTTTACCCCGTATTTCTCATGGAAATACAGCCATCGAAATCACCATGCCAACACCAATTCACTTGATAATGACGAAGTTTACATTCCTAAACGAAAATCCAAAGTCAGGATTTACTCAAAGGTTCTCAACAACCCCCCTGGTAGAGTGTTCACTTTGGTTTTTAGGTTGACCCTTGGGTTCCCTCTATATCTCTTAACTAACATCTCTGGCAAGAAATACGGAAGGTTTGCCAACCACTTTGACCCCTTAAGCCCAATTTTCACTGATCGTGAACGAATTCAGGTTGTCATATCAGATATTGGTATTCTTGCTGTTATATATGCAGTTAAGCTTCTTGTAGCCGCAAAAGGGGCTGCTTGGGTAACTTGCATGTATGCTATTCCCGTGATAGGTGTACATGTATTTTTCGTTTTGATCACATATTTGCACCACACCCATCTCTCATTGCCACATTATGATTCAACCGAATGGAACTGGATCAGAGGCGCCTTATCAACAATCGACAGGGACTTTGGATTCTTGAACAGGGTTTTCCACGACGTGACACACACTCACGTCTTGCATCATTTGATCTCATACATTCCACATTATCATGCAAAAGAGGCCCGGGATGCAATCAAGCCAGTGTTGGGTGAGTTTTATAAGATTGACAGGACTCCAATTTTCAAAGCTATGTACAGAGAGGCCAAGGAATGCATCTACATCGAACCAGATGAGGATAGTGAGCACAAAGGAACATACTGGTACCACAAAATGTAA